The Schizosaccharomyces pombe strain 972h- genome assembly, chromosome: I genome contains a region encoding:
- a CDS encoding WW domain-binding protein (human WW domain binding protein-2 ortholog), which produces MSINWVTYKEGSESDILLLENECMFDCFDGVAISILCKPPSLKSWTCTKGLLCLTNQRLVYIAKDTDCDFKDFQSPVANLKDTKLNQPFFGANYYSGTVMPVPNGGIPCEAEVKLQFNEGGIFNFVEAWNRLIQRFQEVDSVSRVQHLDPLPPYHRPSSSQDQPPHYEEAVNKS; this is translated from the coding sequence atgagcATCAACTGGGTTACATATAAAGAAGGAAGTGAATCTGACATACTTCTCttagaaaatgaatgtATGTTTGATTGTTTTGATGGAGTCGCAATTTCGATACTGTGCAAACCTCCATCATTGAAATCTTGGACTTGCACAAAAGGTTTACTTTGCTTAACTAATCAACGACTGGTTTATATTGCAAAGGATACTGACTGTGACTTTAAGGATTTTCAATCCCCTGTTGCAAACTTGAAGGATACGAAACTTAATCAACCCTTTTTTGGAGCAAATTATTATTCTGGCACAGTAATGCCTGTGCCAAATGGTGGTATACCATGCGAAGCTGAGGTAAAATTACAGTTCAATGAAGGTGGcatctttaattttgttgaagCATGGAACCGTCTAATTCAAAGATTCCAAGAAGTTGACAGTGTATCTCGTGTACAACATTTAGATCCATTACCACCTTATCATCGTCCAAGCTCCAGTCAAGATCAACCTCCTCACTATGAGGAAGCGGTTAACAAATCGTAA
- the hot13 gene encoding protein TIM chaperone, protein MQTPTARSSTNVYGKLVDNETRCFHYHSKADVVALRCGQCEKFYACFQCHDELNTHPFLPWRKAKFHIPCVICGACKNSLTVEEYRSTVHCKYCNHPFNPKCKNHAGYYFEDA, encoded by the coding sequence ATGCAAACTCCTACGGCTCGTTCTTCAACTAACGTATATGGGAAACTCGTCGATAATGAAACTCGttgttttcattatcaTTCTAAAGCCGACGTCGTGGCATTAAGATGTGGACAGTGTGAAAAGTTTTATGCGTGTTTTCAATGTCATGATGAACTCAATACACATCCGTTTTTACCTTGGAGGAAAGCAAAGTTTCACATTCCTTGTGTAATTTGCGGAGCTTGCAAGAATTCACTGACAGTAGAGGAATACCGTTCTACTGTTCATTGCAAATACTGTAATCATCCATTCAATCCTAAATGTAAAAATCATGCCGGGTACTATTTTGAAGACGCCTGA
- a CDS encoding S-(hydroxymethyl)glutathione synthase translates to MPEYEGNCLCKAIHLKAIIEEPKLSCCHCETCRIWCSSPFMAFSCTQKPSVSENENVGKYASSSFAERIFCKNCGTTLYFAYTNGKNPYFINAWLFKGIENITFDAQVCIDDKPDCYDFANKTSMFTVDEVMKSIVK, encoded by the coding sequence ATGCCTGAATACGAAGGCAACTGTTTGTGCAAAGCTATTCACCTAAAGGCAATAATTGAAGAACCTAAACTTAGTTGTTGTCATTGTGAAACTTGCAGAATATGGTGTTCCAGTCCATTTATGGCATTTTCTTGTACTCAAAAACCCAGTGTCTCTGAAAATGAGAATGTAGGTAAATACgcttcatcttcatttgCTGAAAGAATTTTCTGTAAAAATTGTGGTACTACATTATATTTCGCTTATACAAATGGTAAGAATCCGTACTTTATAAATGCTTGGCTCTTCAAGGGAATAGAAAATATCACTTTTGACGCACAAGTTTGTATAGACGACAAACCAGATTGTTATGACTTTGCCAACAAGACGTCTATGTTTACAGTAGATGAAGTGATGAAATCCATAGTAAAATAA
- a CDS encoding purine transporter, which produces MKFSKPKFSMPKWRLTKEDFTPKGMWRNFKNFIVIEAKPGTTLAERFLTNEDLYPVPKSQRVWGPWNYVAFWLADSVNVNTWMIAGTAVESGLSWWEAWITVWVGYTIAAFILTIAGRAGAVYHISFPVLSRSSFGIWGSLWPILNRAVMACVWYGVQAWIGGECVTLMIRSIWPSFSHIPNTMAKSGTETYQWVGFFIFWLISNVAIWFPVYQIRHLFTAKSFLAPPAAIAFLIWALVKAHGAGDAIHAKTQLSTWNHGWAVTAGIISCLDNFATLIVNNPDFTRFATTPNAPIFPQLITIPMGFGITTLIGVLVGSASKSIYGENIWNPLDLLKSFLDHSNHHGVRAGVFFISTGLCLAQLGVNIAANTVSAGNDTSALCPMFINIRRGGYIASIIGICMCPWNLLSSSNSFANSLSAYAVFLSSFAGILIADYFVIRKGYLKVDALYTINPNEPYWFTYGINLRAFASYICGLLINVVGLAGAVGDKVPKAALTMNNIAYLLGIVTSFLSHLIICKIFPVTACGEKFLDERPEETDNYLLTLESTEDTISSYEETEGIPVKKVSYDSKEKSDDGKSGGIDIKESSVF; this is translated from the coding sequence ATGAAGTTTAGCAAGCCAAAGTTTAGCATGCCAAAATGGAGATTGACGAAAGAGGATTTCACTCCAAAGGGCATGTGgagaaattttaaaaattttattgttattgaaGCTAAGCCGGGCACTACACTGGCTGAACGTTTTCTTACGAATGAGGATTTGTACCCAGTACCAAAGAGTCAGCGAGTATGGGGACCATGGAATTATGTCGCTTTCTGGCTTGCTGACTCTGTTAACGTTAACACTTGGATGATTGCCGGTACCGCTGTTGAAAGCGGTCTTAGTTGGTGGGAGGCATGGATCACAGTCTGGGTAGGTTATACTATTGCTGCTTTCATTCTTACAATTGCTGGTCGTGCCGGTGCTGTTTATCACATTTCATTTCCCGTCCTTTCTCGTAGTTCATTTGGAATTTGGGGTTCTTTGTGGCCCATTCTTAATCGTGCTGTAATGGCATGTGTATGGTATGGTGTACAAGCTTGGATTGGAGGTGAATGTGTCACTCTGATGATTCGATCCATTTGGCCCTCTTTCTCTCATATTCCAAACACCATGGCTAAGAGTGGTACTGAAACTTACCAATGGGTTggctttttcattttctggCTTATTTCCAATGTCGCCATTTGGTTTCCCGTCTATCAAATTCGCCATCTGTTTACTGCAAAGTCGTTCTTAGCCCCACCAGCTGCTATAGCTTTTCTTATTTGGGCTTTGGTGAAAGCCCATGGCGCAGGTGATGCCATCCATGCAAAAACACAATTAAGCACATGGAACCATGGTTGGGCTGTCACTGCTGGTATCATCAGTTGTCTTGATAATTTTGCTACTTTAATCGTCAACAATCCAGATTTCACACGTTTTGCTACTACTCCAAACGCTCCCATCTTCCCACAGCTTATTACTATTCCCATGGGATTTGGAATTACAACACTTATTGGTGTTTTAGTAGGTTCTGCATCTAAATCAATTTATGGTGAAAACATCTGGAACCCGTTAGACTTGCTTAAGAGCTTTTTAGATCATTCAAATCACCATGGAGTTCGTGCTGGtgtctttttcatttcaacTGGTCTTTGTCTCGCTCAGCTTGGTGTTAACATTGCTGCTAACACTGTTTCTGCTGGTAATGATACCTCTGCACTTTGCCCCATGTTCATTAACATCCGCCGTGGTGGTTATATCGCTTCAATCATTGGTATTTGCATGTGCCCATGGAATTTACTATCTTCTAGTAATAGCTTTGCTAACTCCTTGTCTGCCTATGCTGTATTTTTATCATCTTTTGCGGGTATTTTAATTGCTGATTACTTTGTTATCCGTAAAGGTTATCTGAAGGTTGATGCCCTGTATACTATAAATCCTAATGAGCCGTATTGGTTTACCTATGGAATTAATTTAAGAGCATTCGCCTCTTACATTTGTGGTCTGTTGATTAACGTGGTTGGTTTGGCAGGTGCTGTTGGCGATAAAGTTCCAAAGGCCGCATTGACTATGAACAACATTGCGTATCTACTTGGAATTGTCACATCTTTCTTGTCCCATTTAATTatatgtaaaatatttccaGTTACTGCATGCGGTGAGAAGTTTCTTGATGAACGTCCTGAAGAAACTGATAATTATCTGTTGACATTGGAGTCTACCGAAGACACCATATCATCATATGAAGAAACCGAAGGAATTCCCGTTAAGAAAGTCAGCTATGActctaaagaaaaatccGATGATGGAAAGTCAGGAGGTATCGATATCAAAGAATCTTCTGTATTCTAA
- a CDS encoding amino acid permease, with protein MSSIMEKTDVSSSKHSFTFEPSSDEVGKAAEIVDTHENFYDDQGDIDNPEELAELGYKQEFRRQLSLFGIFSISFSVLGMLPSVASTLVFGLWYVGYPGLLWAWLIAMFFLICVSMSMAEICSAMPTSGGLYYAAAVFAPKGWGPLASWITGWSNYIGNIIGQPSVNSSAASMILGAVTVNRPDFVIQRWQWFLLAVAIQCFNCVLACLPTRIISRINGVATYLNTAFLFIAGITILAYGGKNHNFVKGTKIWGDYINTTQWPTGFAILLSFNSPIWTMSGYDAPFHLSEECSNASVNAPKAIVMTAVIGGVVGWIMQIIVAYTLTDIDSVMNTSGSMWTAYLVQAMPPKAALGILSLTIISAIIMGQSALIASSRIAYSYARDGILPFSGWIGTVNPYTQTPVNAVICNCIISILILFLTFAGTVTLDAVFSVGAVAAFIAFTVPIAIRVFFTKDADFRRGPWNLGKFSRPIGLLAVSFVALMIPILCFPSVKNPTAQEMNWTCLVYGGPMLFTLVWYAISARKWFKGPKASAHYKRPGEESSDIVEGVQADIPSSSDQLKIKGDL; from the coding sequence atgTCGTCTATTATGGAAAAAACGGATGTTTCCTCATCAAAGCATAGCTTTACGTTTGAGCCTTCCTCTGACGAAGTTGGTAAAGCTGCTGAAATTGTTGATACccatgaaaatttttacgatGATCAAGGTGACATTGATAATCCTGAAGAATTGGCTGAGTTGGGTTATAAACAAGAGTTTCGTCGCCAGCTTTCTCTATTTGGCATTTTCTCCATCTCTTTCTCGGTTCTCGGTATGCTTCCCTCTGTCGCTTCTACTTTGGTTTTTGGTCTTTGGTACGTTGGTTATCCTGGTTTATTATGGGCTTGGTTAATTGCAATGTTTTTCCTTATCTGCGTTTCCATGAGTATGGCAGAGATCTGTTCAGCAATGCCTACTTCCGGTGGGTTGTATTATGCTGCCGCTGTTTTCGCTCCCAAAGGATGGGGCCCCTTAGCCTCTTGGATCACTGGATGGTCTAATTATATTGGTAATATTATTGGACAGCCATCTGTTAATTCCTCTGCTGCTAGTATGATTCTAGGTGCTGTTACTGTCAATCGTCCCGACTTTGTCATTCAGCGTTGGCAATGGTTCCTTTTGGCTGTAGCCATCCAGTGCTTTAATTGTGTTCTGGCCTGCTTGCCAACTAGAATCATTTCTCGTATTAATGGTGTAGCAACCTACCTAAACACTGCATTCCTTTTCATCGCAGGTATTACGATCTTAGCTTATGGCGGTAAAAATCATAACTTTGTGAAGGGAACAAAGATTTGGGGAGATTATATTAACACAACCCAATGGCCTACCGGTTTTGCTATCCTTCTTTCCTTCAACAGTCCTATCTGGACCATGTCTGGTTACGATGCCCCCTTTCATCTTAGTGAAGAATGTTCCAATGCAAGTGTTAATGCTCCAAAAGCCATTGTAATGACTGCAGTTATTGGAGGTGTAGTTGGATGGATTATGCAAATTATCGTCGCCTATACCTTAACTGATATTGACTCGGTTATGAACACATCTGGATCTATGTGGACGGCTTATCTTGTACAAGCAATGCCTCCTAAGGCTGCCTTGGGTATATTGAGTCTTACGATTATTTCTGCCATCATCATGGGTCAAAGTGCACTTATCGCTTCATCTCGTATCGCCTATTCCTATGCCAGAGACGGTATTCTTCCCTTTTCAGGTTGGATCGGCACGGTCAACCCATACACTCAAACTCCTGTAAATGCCGTAATATGTAACTGCATCATTAGTATCCTTATTTTGTTCCTTACGTTTGCTGGTACAGTCACCTTAGATGCTGTATTTTCTGTCGGTGCTGTTGCTGCTTTTATTGCCTTCACTGTTCCAATCGCTATTCGTGTCTTCTTTACCAAAGATGCTGATTTCCGTAGAGGTCCTTGGAATTTGGGGAAATTTTCAAGACCCATTGGTCTTTTGGCAGTCTCGTTTGTTGCTTTGATGATTCCTATTTTATGCTTTCCATCTGTTAAAAATCCAACCGCTCAAGAAATGAATTGGACCTGTCTAGTGTATGGGGGTCCTATGCTCTTCACCCTTGTATGGTATGCCATTTCAGCACGAAAATGGTTCAAAGGTCCAAAAGCCAGTGCCCATTATAAAAGACCAGGTGAAGAATCGTCGGATATCGTTGAAGGCGTACAAGCTGACATTCCATCCTCATCTGACCAGCTTAAGATTAAAGGAgatctttaa
- a CDS encoding phosphoprotein phosphatase (extracellular 5'-nucleotidase, human NT5E family) — protein MKLSSLPSGLGLASLLGLISSATAYSATDLTTMYDWNQIIKPLEWGQLNFIHTTDTHGWLGGHLRDARYKADFGEFKSFALRMKELADFKGVDLLMVDTGDLHDGNGLSDASDPQGIYTNNIFTYLPYDILTIGNHELYQAAISNNTHEYFVPHWNGTYLASNVQIYNSSNELEQFGGESTYFITKHGVRTLAMGFLFNFSSNANNTVVTPVETAIKSEWYQQQINRTDVDLFLLIGHIPVRDYDEWKSLHASIRKVHPNTPIQILGGHSHIRDFAVYDEASVSLEGGRYCETVGWLSIDGLSASNATRQYVGRPVTNETRQSYPNLPKPATPLYYTRRYIDFNRQNFRFHTQQSEDSFDTPEGVELSKVIKQYRDDLNLSYVFGCIPKNYYMTEVSPQAEDSIFKLMVDHILPEVLVNENRSSVPHIIISNGGGVRGSMYEGTFGPDEMFQLNPFLTNYYNYIPDVPYKYAKKLYSILNGGSTLRNVNDYLAALNPGYVTSDDFGEDGDDTVHTYVSTYAVPNVLQAQVGFNTTSAPETVDVVFLNYFQTKVLKALNTMVNETIYTLSNVTQYWVREDGKDSSPYMFAQYVQQEWSDYCD, from the coding sequence ATGAAGTTATCATCTTTACCTTCTGGATTGGGCCTAGCGTCTTTGCTTGGTCTTATCAGTTCTGCTACTGCTTATTCGGCCACCGATTTAACTACGATGTATGATTGGAACCAAATAATCAAACCTTTAGAATGGGGACAATTGAATTTCATTCATACTACGGATACTCACGGTTGGCTTGGTGGTCATCTTAGAGATGCTCGTTATAAAGCCGACTTTGGTGAATTCAAATCGTTTGCTTTGCGCATGAAGGAATTAGCTGATTTTAAAGGTGTAGACTTGTTGATGGTTGACACCGGTGATTTGCACGACGGAAACGGCCTTTCTGATGCTTCTGATCCTCAGGGTATCTACACAAACAACATTTTCACCTATCTTCCCTACGATATTCTTACAATTGGTAATCACGAATTGTACCAAGCCGCCATTTCTAATAACACGCATGAGTATTTTGTGCCTCATTGGAATGGTACGTATCTCGCTTCTAACGTTCAAATTTACAACTCATCAAATGAATTGGAGCAATTTGGTGGTGAATCCACTTACTTTATTACAAAACATGGTGTTCGAACCCTTGCTATGGGTTTTCTCTTCAACTTCAGTAGTAATGCTAATAACACTGTCGTTACACCCGTTGAAACAGCCATCAAATCTGAATGGTACCAACAACAAATCAACAGAACCGACGTCGACCTTTTCTTATTGATTGGTCATATCCCCGTTCGTGATTATGATGAGTGGAAATCACTACATGCCTCTATTAGAAAAGTACATCCCAATACTCCCATTCAAATCCTTGGTGGTCATTCTCACATTCGTGATTTTGCTGTTTACGACGAGGCTTCTGTATCTCTTGAGGGTGGAAGATATTGTGAAACTGTAGGCTGGCTTTCAATTGACGGTCTTTCAGCATCCAATGCAACCCGCCAATATGTTGGTCGTCCCGTCACCAATGAGACTCGTCAATCATATCCCAATCTTCCTAAGCCTGCTACGCCTTTGTATTATACACGTCGCTACATTGATTTCAACCGTCAAAACTTCCGCTTCCATACTCAACAGTCAGAGGACTCCTTCGATACTCCAGAAGGTGTTGAACTATCGAAGGTTATTAAACAGTACCGTGACGATCTTAATCTTTCATATGTCTTTGGATGCATCcctaaaaattattatatgaCTGAAGTCTCTCCTCAAGCCGAGGACAGCATCTTCAAACTTATGGTAGATCATATTTTGCCAGAGGTTTTGGTCAATGAAAACCGTTCATCTGTGCCTCATATTATAATTAGCAACGGAGGTGGTGTTCGTGGTTCTATGTATGAAGGAACGTTTGGACCCGACGAAATGTTCCAACTTAACCCATTCCTTACcaattattataattacATTCCAGACGTTCCTTACAAATATGCCAAGAAGCTTTACTCTATCTTGAATGGCGGTTCCACTCTTCGCAACGTTAACGATTATCTTGCTGCTCTCAATCCTGGTTACGTTACTAGCGACGACTTTGGAGAAGATGGCGATGACACCGTCCATACCTATGTTTCCACATACGCAGTACCTAACGTTCTTCAAGCTCAAGTCGGCTTTAACACTACTTCAGCTCCAGAAACCGTTGATGTTGTTTTCCTCAACTATTTCCAGACCAAAGTATTGAAGGCCCTTAATACAATGGTTAACGAAACTATTTATACTTTATCAAACGTGACACAATACTGGGTTCGTGAAGACGGCAAAGACAGCTCTCCTTATATGTTTGCCCAGTACGTTCAACAAGAATGGAGTGATTACTGTGATTAA
- a CDS encoding esterase/lipase, which translates to MSQTTTETIIPLDSSVKDKLDPEYVNFYNKYVCSNLPIVKTHTYPVDFLRNNGNVMPGQSELLPVESTEDITIPRKHTKAPSGVPSRIFRPHGTAPEGGWPCFLWFHGGGWVLGNINTENSFATHMCEQAKCVVVNVDYRLAPEDPFPACIDDGWEALLYCYENADTLGINPNKIAVGGSSAGGNIAAVLSHKVAASPANFPPLVLQLLVVPVCDNTANAKTHKSWELFENTPQLPAAKMMWYRRHYLPNEKDWSNPEASPFFYPDSSFKNVCPALICAAGCDVLSSEAIAYNEKLTKAGVESTIKIYEGCPHPVMAMDAVLEKGRILNKDATNALLAAFA; encoded by the coding sequence ATGAGCCAAACTACAACTGAGACCATCATTCCACTAGACAGTTCCGTGAAGGACAAGTTGGATCCTGAGTACGTGAACTTCTACAACAAATATGTGTGCAGCAATCTTCCAATCGTTAAAACACACACTTATCCTGTTGACTTTTTGAGAAATAATGGAAATGTTATGCCCGGGCAATCCGAATTACTTCCTGTTGAATCTACTGAAGATATAACCATCCCCCGTAAACACACCAAGGCTCCCAGCGGTGTCCCCTCCCGTATTTTTAGACCTCATGGAACTGCACCTGAAGGTGGGTGGCCTTGTTTCCTTTGGTTCCACGGTGGTGGCTGGGTTCTAGGAAACATTAACACTGAAAACTCCTTCGCTACTCATATGTGCGAGCAGGCAAAGTGTGTGGTCGTTAATGTTGATTATCGTTTAGCTCCGGAGGATCCTTTCCCTGCTTGCATCGATGACGGATGGGAAGCTTTACTGTACTGTTATGAGAACGCTGACACTCTTGGTATCAATCCTAACAAAATTGCTGTTGGCGGTTCCTCTGCTGGTGGAAACATTGCAGCAGTCCTCTCTCATAAGGTTGCAGCATCTCCTGCTAACTTTCCACCTCTCGTTCTTCAACTTTTAGTTGTCCCTGTTTGCGATAACACAGCTAATGCCAAAACTCACAAATCATGGGAATTGTTTGAAAACACTCCTCAATTACCGGCTGCTAAAATGATGTGGTATCGTAGACATTATCTCCCTAACGAGAAAGATTGGAGCAATCCCGAAGCTAGCCCATTCTTTTATCCCGATTCTAGTTTCAAAAACGTATGCCCCGCTTTAATTTGTGCTGCAGGTTGTGATGTTTTAAGCTCTGAGGCAATTGcttataatgaaaaactCACAAAAGCTGGTGTTGAGTCCACgattaaaatttatgaagGTTGCCCTCATCCTGTCATGGCAATGGATGCTGTTCTTGAAAAAGGTCGAATTCTCAACAAGGATGCTACTAACGCTTTGTTAGCAGCATTTGCTTAA
- a CDS encoding carboxylic acid transmembrane transporter translates to MEKSISSISKASMNSDEKLDKKEWDQQLPIDFGEGEDVTTEVYILDHKAERRLCRKFDFRILPLLALLYLFNALDKSNVSNAKTNGMDKDLGFVGDQYNIMISIFYIPFVLCAFPFSYLYKRFGAARILPFFMLSFGAMSLCQAAVKNFGGMMAVRWFLGMAESAVLPGVVYYLTTFYRRTELARRLAIFYAAANVSSAFGGLLAYGVFHIKGGKLQGWQYLFLIEGGVTFLCAIVIFLVLPVSVETANFLTDEEKTLAKMRIENDSSSAISEKLSFKQSLTVFKHPIAILWLLEEMALGVPLNSINNWLPQIVAAMGFSSVNTNLMTVAPAISGAIWLLVFAFISDFLKNRGIVLIAAISTTMIGFIVYGSIDIMNHIGVSYFACFLMTAGAAASSVLTSTWYNNNTPNESRRAVFTSVGVPLANVMGLVSANIFRPQDAPKYVPALGITAGFGGLGILLVASISVYMFFDNRRRDNAQGVKKTFADVSTKDLGEGPANPNFRWFL, encoded by the coding sequence ATGGAGAAATCTATATCATCCATTTCAAAGGCGTCAATGAACTCAGATGAAAAGTTAGACAAGAAGGAATGGGATCAGCAGCTGCCTATTGATTTTGGAGAAGGTGAGGATGTGACGACTGAAGTTTATATACTTGATCACAAGGCCGAACGAAGGTTATGTAGGAAGTTTGATTTCAGGATTCTCCCTCTTTTGGCCCTTCTATATCTGTTTAACGCACTTGATAAATCGAATGTGTCTAACGCAAAGACTAATGGTATGGATAAGGACTTGGGATTTGTAGGTGACCAATACAATATTATGATTTCCATATTTTACATACCTTTTGTCCTTTGtgcttttcctttttcgtACTTATACAAACGCTTCGGAGCCGCGAGAATATTACCTTTCTTTATGCTTTCGTTTGGGGCCATGTCACTTTGCCAAGCAGCtgtcaaaaattttggtgGAATGATGGCAGTCAGATGGTTTCTGGGAATGGCAGAGTCAGCAGTTTTACCAGGCGTAGTTTACTATCTTACTACCTTTTATAGGCGTACTGAATTAGCTAGACGACTGGCCATCTTTTATGCAGCTGCCAACGTTTCTTCCGCATTTGGCGGTTTACTAGCTTACGGTGTTTTCCATATCAAGGGTGGAAAGCTTCAGGGATGgcaatatttgtttttaattgaagGAGGTGTTACCTTCTTGTGTGCAATAGTGATTTTCCTTGTTCTTCCTGTAAGCGTTGAGACagctaattttttgactGATGAAGAGAAAACACTTGCAAAAATGAGAATCGAAAATGATTCATCTTCTGCAATTTCCGAAAAATTAAGCTTCAAGCAATCTTTAACTGTGTTCAAGCATCCGATTGCTATCCTTTGGCTATTAGAAGAAATGGCACTGGGAGTTCCTTTGAACAGTATTAATAATTGGCTTCCTCAAATTGTAGCAGCTATGGGATTTTCTTCGGTCAACACCAATTTAATGACGGTTGCTCCAGCCATCTCTGGTGCTATATGGCTTCTCGTGTTCGCATTTATCTCAGATTTCCTTAAGAATCGTGGTATAGTTTTAATTGCTGCAATCTCCACAACTATGATTGGATTTATTGTATATGGTTCAATTGATATTATGAATCATATTGGTGTCTCTTATTTTGCTTGCTTTTTAATGACTGCAGGGGCAGCTGCTTCATCTGTTTTAACGTCGACTTGGTACAATAATAATACACCGAACGAAAGTCGTCGAGCAGTTTTTACCTCCGTCGGTGTCCCACTAGCCAATGTAATGGGTCTCGTGTCAGCCAATATATTTCGTCCTCAAGACGCACCTAAATATGTTCCTGCGCTTGGGATTACCGCAGGCTTTGGCGGTTTAGGTATTCTATTAGTCGCTTCAATCAGTGTGTATATGTTTTTTGACAATCGACGCCGCGACAATGCACAGGGTGTTAAAAAAACCTTTGCTGATGTCAGCACCAAGGATTTAGGTGAAGGACCTGCAAATCCAAATTTTAGATGGTTTCTCTAA